The window CATCGCGCTGGGAATCCGTTTCGATGACCGCGCCACCGGCAAGATGGAGGCCTTCTGCGCTGATGCCGCCGTGATTCATGTGGATGTGGATGAAAGTGAAATCGGCAAGATCCGGAACGCTTCCCTGGGGGTTTGCGGGGATGCCGCCACCGTGCTGGCAAAGATACTGCCGCGAATGGATACCTTCACCCGGGAGGGCTGGCACGGTGAGATTGGGTCCTTGAATGCCCCGGCTCCAGCAGCGGTCGAGATCAAAAATCCGTCCCATCCGTCCGGCATTATCCGCTATATCGGGAACCGGGCCCCGGAAAACGCCATCGTGGCCACCGACGTCGGCCAGCACCAGATGTGGACAGCCCAGGCTTATCCTGTCCGCCATCCAAGATCCCTTTTAATGTCCGGGGGACTGGGCACCATGGGCTTTGGCGTGCCCGTCGCCATGGGAGCCGCCTTTGCAAACCCTCATAAAAAAATCGTCTGCATCACCGGGGACGGGTCCTTTCTGATGAATCTCCAGGAACTTGCCACCCTTGCGGAACATGAACTCAACGTCACGATTGTTCTGATGGACAACGGGTACCTGGGTCTGGTCCGCCAGCAGCAGGAGATGTTTTACAGCAATCATGTATTTGCTTCGAAGTTCACGCGGTCACCGGATTTTTCCGCCATTGCCCACGGGTTTGGAATCCGGACCTGGGATGCCGGGATCAACGGATCGAACCGTTCCGCCATAGATGAGGCACTGGCATTTCAGGGTCCGTCGCTGGTGGTTGTTCCCATTGACGGGACCACCAACGTTTACCCCATGGTCCCTCCGGGGGCGTCCAATCTCGAAATGATTCAGGAGGCATAAACATGTACGATACGATTGTCGAGTTGACGGTCCGGAACCACCCGGGCGTCATGTCACAGATTACAGGGCTTTTTGCCCGGAGAAATTTCAACCTGGAAGGGATTCTCTGCCGTCCGGAAGGCGATGGGGGCTTAAGCCGGATGCGTCTGATGATCTATACCGATGAGCGCACGGAGCAGCTGGTCAAGCAGCTTTCAAAACTTTACGATGTGATTTCTGTTTCAATCCGACAGGACAAGGAGCCGTCAAACAAGGAGCCGTCAAAGTACCGGCAGCTTTTCGAGGGCTGCTGGGATTAGGCGAACAGCAACCGCTATTTCATTAAACAGCAGCGGGATATGAAATACGGTTGCGCCCGTCCTTTTTGGATTTGTATAGCATCTCATCGGTCTCTTTCAGCATTTCGTCAAAGGATTCAATGCTGTCTGAGTAATGGGCCACACCCAGGCTCAAGGTCAGTTTCAGATTGGCGGCGCCCTTTACAGCAAAGATTTTTTTTCCGAAAACGGCGCGTATCTTGTCGGCAACAGGGATGGCGCCCGTAATGTCGGTTCCGGGGAGAATGATCATGAATTCGTCCCCGCCATACCGTCCCGGGATATCGGTTGCCCGAAGATTTTCCCGGATGATGGATGCCACCTGTTTTAACACCCTGTCTCCGATATCGTGGCCATACCTGTCATTGACTTTTTTAAAATGGTCAATGTCTATCATGATAACGGACAGACTGCCTTTTTTACGCTTTGCCGTTTCAAATTCCCGGTTTCCGAAATTCATGAAATATCTTCGGTTGTAGAGCCCTGTCAAGGGATCGATATTGGCCAGCCGGGCGTTTTCAATGGCTTTGGACGCAGCGTATTTCAAGGAAATATGGGTATCAATTCTGGCCAGCAGTTCGGTTTTGTCCACCGGTTTTACGATATAATCATTGGCCCCCACGTCAAAGGCTGTGACAATATCACCGGGTTGATTTTTTGCCGTTAAAAATATGATGGGCAGCTCAAACGTGGAATATTGTTCTCTCAACTTCCGGCAGACCTCATACCCGGACATTCTGGGCATCATGATATCAAGAAGCACAAGGTCAAACCGGCTGGTCTTGATTCTTTCCAGGGCCAGACGCCCGCTTGGTACGAATTCGGCCCCCAGTTTTTTTATCCCCAGGTAGTTGAGCAGAACCTGGCCGTTTACCGCTTCGTCATCCACGATGAGCACTTTTTTTGAACAATTGCCGGTGCGGATATTCGGTAAGGGGCAGCTGGCTTCGGGAAAATGAAGAATGCTGCTTAAATGCGTTGACTCAAAGTTAATCCCTTTTGCCTTTTTCCCATTGGCGGCAACCTGCGGGAGCGTAAATATAAAACAGGACCCCTTGCCTGGCTCTGATTCAACCCGGATTTTGCCGCCGTGCAGTTCCACCAGTTTTTTCGTGATGGGAAGCCCCAGTCCGGTTCCTTTGTATTCCCGTTCAATGGAACCGTCGCCCTGCTCAAAGGAGTTGAAAATACGTTCTGTTAATGAAGGATCAATACCAATCCCCGAATCCTCAACCCGGACCTCCATGGTATCTGTCCCAGGGATGGCCCGGACCCTGACATAGCCTTTTTCCGTATATTTTACACCGTTCCCGATGAGATTATACAGGATCTGCTGAAGCCTGTTTTCATCTCCATAGACAAAGGGCGCATCCTTGGGGATATCATTAATTAATTGAATGGCTTTGTTTGGAGTCGTGGATTTTATAACGGTCATGACAACACAGACCATCTGCCTTAAATCCTGGGATGTTTTCGACATCAGGATATCGTTGTGTCTCAGCTTTGAAAAGTCCAGGATATCATTAATGAGCGTTGAAAGTCTTTTCCCGCTTGAGACAATAAGGCCGAGGTTCTGCCGGGCTTCCCCGGAAAGCGGGCCTGCAGCGCCATGAATCAAGGATTCGGCCACGCCGATGATGCCGTTGATAGGGGTTCTCAATTCATGGGAGGTATTGGCAAGAAATTCATCTTTGAGACGGTCAACAACCTTGAGTTTTTCAGACAGCATGGCAACCGTTCTGTGCTCCCGTGAGAATTTGATGGCCAGCATGAGGGAGTGGATCAGAATAAATCCAAGAAAAAACAGGGCCAGGTAATACCCTGTATTGATCACCTGCAGGTAGTGCAGCATGTCATTGGCAACCCCTGCAGCAAGAACCATGCTTCCGGATAAAAAGAGCATGGCAAAAGCTGTTTTGTTCACAATCGCTTTCAGGTTAATGTAAAGGACAAACAAAACGCTGGCCCCCACCGCCACCAGATAATATTTGAATATAACGGAGTAAGCCATTGTGGATACAAAAGGGATACAGCCGGCATAGATAATATGAACAGCCGTCATCAGCCAGAAAAAAAACCGGGGAAGATCTTTTTGAAAAAAAAAGTAGCTGAAAAACTGAAACAGGATGGCACAACAGGGAATCGTGACTGTTGAGAGTCTTGATGCGATGTCAAAGGGCAGGTCGGGAATGATCCAGGAAATCAGGGTATTGCCCGTGAACAGGGTTCTGAGGGCAACCATGAAACAGAACAAACCGAAATAAAAAAGTTCTTTTTCTTTTTGCCGGAATAAAAAGATGATGGTGTGGTAAAATCCGGCAAACAGACAAGTGGAAATGAGCATGATTTCCATGGATGTGCTGATCATGAACTTTCGATACATCTGTTTTTCCGTACCGAGAATAAAACTTTGGGCAATCCCCGCGTTTCCATGGCGGCGATTTTTCATCTGCAGGACAATTTCCACATCATCCGTATCAGGGGAAAAGGCCAGGATGTCCGGTTTGAGGAACCCGACCGGTTCGCCCGGCAACATACCGTTTTGCCGAATCAACCGGCCATTGATCCACAGACAGTATTCCGTAAACAGTTCCGGGGTCTGTAATACCAGGCTCTTATTTTTTCCGGATATTTTTACAATAAGCCGGTACGTGGCACATCCCGCGGCTGGAAAGTTGCGGCCCGGATAGGCTGTCCAGAACCGGGGAACCGGATAAAAACCGATCAGGTCAGGATCTGACCATTCCCGTGAATCAGGATCAAGAAGCCTGTTCCAGCAGAATTGCCACTCTCCGTCAAGTTTCACCGGCCCGGTTTTTTGCAAATCCAGGTCTCTTAAATCTAAAACCCCTTTGCCGGCTTCAGGCCCTGCCCAGACCCGGGGGCCGGACAGGTTCATTGTGATAAAAAATGCAGCGGCCAGAACCATTGTCTTTTGCAATTTTAGGATATGTTTAACATCTGGCCGCATAATTTGTGGCATTTATTTTTTTCGAGTTTCTAACGCAGGCGCACCTGCCCGGAGTTTGAAGTATTTAATTATGAGTGAATGAAACGGTCCAGTCAATCCTTTTTGAATATTGCCGAAGGTCGCGGGAAATAATAGGTTGATCTATACAGTTTTCAGCATCCCTAAACGGTTACGGATTTATTTTCTCTATGACCGCACTTTACTGGCAAAACGTTCTAAGTGCGCATGGAATGTTATTGCAGCTTATCTTAAATCTACAGCCTCGGAGGATGGCGCTGCTCCCGGCGCCTGCATTGCAGTGCAGACCTATGAAGAAGTTCTTTGAAAGTTTGAAGCCATCCACTCGACCCTTAACTAACAGAATTCATTTCAAATTCGGCGCAAGTATCCAGAAGCTCGAGCCACTTGAAGAGACCAAATTATTGACCAATTGGCACCCTTGATGGTGGATCAGGGGTTCGAATTCAATAGATTATAGATGGATTTCTTTGTATATTACCCGAATTTCCATTTTTAAACGGACTCAAAAATGATTGAATTGAATATTGTATTATTGGAGCCTGAGATACCTCAGAACACCGGAAACATTGGCAGAACATGTAATGCTATGGGTGCTTGCCTGCACCTGATAGAACCATTGGGGTTTTCCATTGAGGATAAATATTTAAAGCGTGCCGGACTTGACTACTGGAAAGAACTCAATGTTAAATCATACAGCAACTATACTGATTTTCTTGCCCGAAATCCCCAGGGGCAGAAAATATTTCTTTCAAAAAAAGCGACAATACCATGTGACCGGTTTTGTTATTCAGATAATATTTACCTTATTTTTGGAAAAGAATCCGTGGGACTTCCTGAAAAGATGCTAAAGGAAAATAAGAATTCCTGTGTCAGGGTCCCCATGTCTTCCTGCGCCAGATCTTTAAATCTGGCCAACACTGTAGCCATCATCAGTTATGAGGTAATGCGACAACACTCTTTTGTAGGATTAGACATCGGAAACATCAGGTGAGCAATGGGCAGAAGCAAGGCTCGCGGCTCTTGTTTTAAAAATAGGGGGTCTTGCCATTTTTTTGATTCTTTAAATTTCAGGAATTCTAATTGACGCTGGTGCTTGATGTAAAAGGCTTCGGGAATCTGAACCATTTCTGCATTGCCCTGGACAAGGCGGCCTGGGATGCTCTTGTGAGCCGTCTTGAACAGAGCAATGTGGACATTGAAAACGGCCCTGTGATCATACGTCCTGCCGGACTGGCCGGCAGGACGATTAAGGTTAGATGGTAAAACGGT is drawn from uncultured Desulfobacter sp. and contains these coding sequences:
- a CDS encoding diguanylate cyclase; translation: MVLAAAFFITMNLSGPRVWAGPEAGKGVLDLRDLDLQKTGPVKLDGEWQFCWNRLLDPDSREWSDPDLIGFYPVPRFWTAYPGRNFPAAGCATYRLIVKISGKNKSLVLQTPELFTEYCLWINGRLIRQNGMLPGEPVGFLKPDILAFSPDTDDVEIVLQMKNRRHGNAGIAQSFILGTEKQMYRKFMISTSMEIMLISTCLFAGFYHTIIFLFRQKEKELFYFGLFCFMVALRTLFTGNTLISWIIPDLPFDIASRLSTVTIPCCAILFQFFSYFFFQKDLPRFFFWLMTAVHIIYAGCIPFVSTMAYSVIFKYYLVAVGASVLFVLYINLKAIVNKTAFAMLFLSGSMVLAAGVANDMLHYLQVINTGYYLALFFLGFILIHSLMLAIKFSREHRTVAMLSEKLKVVDRLKDEFLANTSHELRTPINGIIGVAESLIHGAAGPLSGEARQNLGLIVSSGKRLSTLINDILDFSKLRHNDILMSKTSQDLRQMVCVVMTVIKSTTPNKAIQLINDIPKDAPFVYGDENRLQQILYNLIGNGVKYTEKGYVRVRAIPGTDTMEVRVEDSGIGIDPSLTERIFNSFEQGDGSIEREYKGTGLGLPITKKLVELHGGKIRVESEPGKGSCFIFTLPQVAANGKKAKGINFESTHLSSILHFPEASCPLPNIRTGNCSKKVLIVDDEAVNGQVLLNYLGIKKLGAEFVPSGRLALERIKTSRFDLVLLDIMMPRMSGYEVCRKLREQYSTFELPIIFLTAKNQPGDIVTAFDVGANDYIVKPVDKTELLARIDTHISLKYAASKAIENARLANIDPLTGLYNRRYFMNFGNREFETAKRKKGSLSVIMIDIDHFKKVNDRYGHDIGDRVLKQVASIIRENLRATDIPGRYGGDEFMIILPGTDITGAIPVADKIRAVFGKKIFAVKGAANLKLTLSLGVAHYSDSIESFDEMLKETDEMLYKSKKDGRNRISYPAAV
- a CDS encoding thiamine pyrophosphate-dependent enzyme → MAYDDPLFLGMLGMHGTPVANLAMARADLIIALGIRFDDRATGKMEAFCADAAVIHVDVDESEIGKIRNASLGVCGDAATVLAKILPRMDTFTREGWHGEIGSLNAPAPAAVEIKNPSHPSGIIRYIGNRAPENAIVATDVGQHQMWTAQAYPVRHPRSLLMSGGLGTMGFGVPVAMGAAFANPHKKIVCITGDGSFLMNLQELATLAEHELNVTIVLMDNGYLGLVRQQQEMFYSNHVFASKFTRSPDFSAIAHGFGIRTWDAGINGSNRSAIDEALAFQGPSLVVVPIDGTTNVYPMVPPGASNLEMIQEA
- the ilvN gene encoding acetolactate synthase small subunit, which encodes MYDTIVELTVRNHPGVMSQITGLFARRNFNLEGILCRPEGDGGLSRMRLMIYTDERTEQLVKQLSKLYDVISVSIRQDKEPSNKEPSKYRQLFEGCWD
- a CDS encoding tRNA (cytidine(34)-2'-O)-methyltransferase, translated to MIELNIVLLEPEIPQNTGNIGRTCNAMGACLHLIEPLGFSIEDKYLKRAGLDYWKELNVKSYSNYTDFLARNPQGQKIFLSKKATIPCDRFCYSDNIYLIFGKESVGLPEKMLKENKNSCVRVPMSSCARSLNLANTVAIISYEVMRQHSFVGLDIGNIR